The following are encoded together in the Fusarium keratoplasticum isolate Fu6.1 chromosome 1, whole genome shotgun sequence genome:
- a CDS encoding Pre-mRNA-splicing factor prp46 yields METPQIPQDALQLSALAAQNATVSRTLFAHAHAPEPPSAKRQKTDDASEDPITKRRFHAEYAHVETLPPSITAKLPTKQPGKKVAKPGAPARPAMKLLEGAPGSKGGASSAARAESTPQNMSLTTRGATAFQQPKPEWHAPWKLMRVISGHLGWVRSLAVEPNNKWFASGAGDRTIKIWDLATGSLRLTLTGHISTVRGLAVSPRHPYLFSCGEDKMVKCWDLETNKVIRHYHGHLSGVYTLALHPTLDVLVTGGRDGVARVWDMRTRSNIHVLSGHTQTVADLVCQEADPQVITGSLDSTVRLWDLAAGKTMGVLTHHKKGVRALATHPSEFTFASGSTGSIKQWKCPEGAFMQNFEGHNAIINTMSVNEQNVFFTGGDNGSMSFWDWKTGHRFQSLDTTAQPGSLDAEAGIMSSTFDRSGLRLICGEADKTIKIWKQDETATEETHPLDWKPSLARRKY; encoded by the exons ATGGAGACACCTCAGATACCTCAAGACGCGCTACAGCTTAGCGCGCTCGCTGCACAAAATGCCACAGTATCAAGAACGCTCTTTGCGCACGCCCACGCCCCCGAGCCACCGTCCGCGAAGCGACAAAAGACCGACGACGCGTCCGAGGACCCCATCACGAAGAGACGCTTCCACGCCGAGTACGCCCACGTCGAGACGCTCCCGCCATCAATTACCGCCAAGCTTCCTACAAAGCAGCCAGGGAAGAAGGTCGCCAAGCCCGGCGcgccagcaaggccagccaTGAAGCTTCTTGAAGGTGCGCCTGGCTCCAAGGGTGGTGCATCGTCGGCAGCTAGGGCGGAGAGCACGCCGCAGAATATGAGCCTCACGACGAGGGGAGCGACAGCCTTCcagcagcccaagcccgAATGGCACGCGCCGTGGAAGTTGATGAGGGTCATTTCTGGCCATCTGGGTTGGGTGCGCAGCTTGGCCGTCGAGCCTAACAACAAGTGGTTCGCTAGCGGCGCTGGTGACCGAAccatcaagatctgggacTTGGCTACGGGCTCTCTGAGGTTGACACTCACTGGTCACATCAGCACCGTTCGCGGTCTTGCCGTGTCTCCGCGCCACCCATACCTCTTCTCTTGcggcgaggacaagatggtCAAGTGCTGGGATCTCGAGACAAACAAGGTCATTCGTCACTACCACGGCCACCTCAGCGGCGTCTACACCCTCGCTCTGCACCCGACGCTCGACGTGCTCGTAACGGGTGGCCGCGACGGTGTCGCCCGTGTTTGGGATATGCGCACCCGGAGCAACATCCACGTCCTCTCAGGCCACACCCAGACCGTCGCCGACCTCGTCTGCCAGGAGGCTGACCCCCAGGTCATCACCGGCTCCCTCGACTCGACCGTTCGCCTCTGGGATCTCGCTGCCGGAAAGACAATGGGTGTGCTCACCCACCACAAGAAGGGCGTCCGCGCCCTGGCCACGCACCCTTCAGAGTTTACCTTTGCCAGTGGAAGCACGGGGAGCATCAAGCAGTGGAAGTGCCCCGAGGGTGCGTTCATGCAGAATTTCGAGGGTCAtaatgccatcatcaacaccatgagcGTCAATGAGCAGAATGTCTTTTTCACAGGAG GTGACAATGGCTCAATGAGCTTCTGGGACTGGAAGACTGGCCACAGATTCCAGTCACTCGACACAACTGCCCAACCTGGCTCtctcgacgccgaggcgGGTATCATGAGTTCGACATTTGACAGGTCAGGACTACGTCTGATCTGTGGTGAGGCCGATAAAACGA TCAAAATATGGAAGCAGGATGAGACTGCGACAGAGGAGACACATCCCCTAGACTGGAAGCCAAGCTTGGCCCGAAGGAAGTATTAA
- a CDS encoding Origin recognition complex subunit 1, which yields MAPVSSAKRQLPGASQNDFEDELAGDEPSWEWIYNTSPTAERSDEPQSDRKRRKVTGDKIVGAKIGRFECRIGDIVMLKADGSNEAWVALICEFVEDDGEGEKAANFMWFSSEKEIRNKDKKRSDYYWNELYISPSWDINPLASINGKAKVTSLDSFLSKYPQGRIPRNNPEYGKTFVCRRGCNTRTATYTDEFIWEEVYRGEDDLFTMMDMIKNGTKATRRRRKARSPSPADTTYHPPQTPTKTGRGSTVATPTSRRSQIEPGSRTKRSTSKRLEFTPLATRRLSPSQVENSPFQIARSRLHVSSVPTSLPCREGEFSLVYSHLEAAISDGTGNCIYISGTPGTGKTATVREVISRLEEAVGADELDDFIFVEINGMKITDPHQSYTLLWEALKGQRASPAQSLDLLEREFSNPSPRRIPCVVLMDELDQLVTKNQAVMYNFFNWPTLRHSRLIVLAVANTMDLPERTLSNKISSRLGLTRITFPGYNHEQLMKIIQSRLEGVPGNIVDPDAIQFASRKVAAVSGDARRALDICRRAVELAEADAPGDPTTPSKRERLAESQGQPRGVGRVTIATIKKAINEATTNPVQQHLRSLPLMSKLLMAALMMRIRRTGLAETTFGETLDEIHRASLRAPSALPGVAAVLNNGLKGTQTGAMRPMTRPGHIHTAALELVAAGLINLEAQRAERSSKLRLSIADDEVKMALRDDGDLKALGIGV from the exons ATGGCCCCCGTCAGTTCAGCCAAGCGCCAATTACCGGGCGCATCCCAAAACGACTTTGAAGATGAACTCGCCGGCGACGAACCCTCGTGGGAATGGATCTACAACACCAGCCCGACGGCCGAGAGGAGCGACGAGCCCCAGAGCGACCGAAAGCGCAGGAAAGTCACGGGGGACAAGATTGTCGGGGCAAAGATTGGCAGGTTCGAGTGTCGGATCGGTGACATCGTCATGCTCAAGGCTGACGGGTCCAATGAGGCCTGGGTCGCCTTGATCTGCGAGtttgtcgaggatgatggtGAGGGAGAGAAGGCGGCCAACTTTATGTGGTTTTCCAGCGAAAAGGAGATTCGGAATAAGGATAAGAAGCGGTCCGACTACTACTGG AACGAACTCTACATCTCTCCATCATGGGATATAAACCCCCTGGCCTCGATTAACGGCAAGGCCAAAGTTACATCCCTCGACTCCTTCCTCTCCAAGTACCCCCAAGGCCGTATTCCTCGAAACAACCCGGAGTATGGCAAGACGTTTGTCTGCCGGCGAGGCTGCAATACCCGAACGGCGACGTACACGGACGAGTTCATCTGGGAGGAGGTTTACCGTGGCGAGGATGACTTGTTCACCATGATGGACATGATCAAGAACGGCACCAAGGCCACTCGTCGTCGTAGAAAGGCGAGAAGTCCTTCCCCGGCGGATACTACGTATCACCCACCACAGACTCCAACCAAGACCGGACGAGGTTCGACAGTGGCTACGCCGACTTCTCGGAGAAGCCAAATTGAACCCGGCTCCCGTACCAAGAG GAGTACAAGCAAGAGACTTGAATTCACACCGCTGGCGACTCGCAGGCTGTCGCCAAGCCAAGTTGAGAACTCGCCATTTCAAATAGCTCGCTCACGTCTACACGTCTCCTCTGTTCCTACAAGCCTCCCCTGTCGAGAGGGAGAGTTCTCGCTTGTGTACTCTCACCTCGAAGCCGCCATCTCAGACGGCACTGGTAACTGTATCTACATCTCGGGCACACCAGGAACAGGCAAGACGGCAACAGTACGCGAGGTCATCTCTCGACTGGAGGAAGCTGTTGGCGCAGACGAGCTCGATGACTTTATCTTTGTCGAGATCAATGGCATGAAGATCACGGATCCTCATCAGTCATATACCCTTCTTTGGGAGGCCCTCAAGGGTCAGCGAGCCAGCCCAGCTCAGTCTCTGGACCTCTTGGAACGAGAGTTCAGCAACCCCAGTCCACGTCGTATCCCTTGCGTGGTGCTTATGGACGAGCTTGATCAGCTGGTGACCAAGAACCAGGCTGTCATGTACAACTTTTTCAACTGGCCAACCTTGCGACATAGTCGTCTTATTGTTCTTGCAGTTGCCAACACCATGGATCTGCCAGAGCGAACTCTGAGCAACAAGATCAGCAGTCGTCTAG GTCTCACACGAATCACATTCCCCGGTTACAACCACGAACAACTCATGAAGATTATTCAGTCACGATTAGAAGGAGTCCCTGGAAACATTGTAGACCCCGACGCCATTCAATTTGCTAGTCGCAAGGTTGCTGCAGTCAGCGGTGACGCCCGAAGAGCTCTCGATATCTGCCGTCGAGCAGTCGAGCTTGCTGAGGCAGATGCCCCTGGCGATCCCACTACCCCCAGCAAGCGAGAGCGATTGGCAGAGTCCCAAGGCCAGCCAAGGGGCGTTGGGCGTGTCACTATCGCCACTATTAAAAAGGCCATCAACGAGGCCACCACAAATCCCGTCCAGCAACACCTTCGCAGTCTCCCACTCATGTCCAAACTCCTCATGGCCGCTCTTATGATGCGCATCCGAAGAACAGGTCTCGCCGAGACGACGTTTGGCGAGACTCTGGATGAGATACACAGAGCAAGCCTCCGAGCTCCGTCTGCGCTCCCAGGCGTGGCGGCGGTTCTCAACAACGGCCTCAAGGGCACGCAGACAGGGGCTATGCGCCCCATGACCAGGCCTGGCCACATCCACACGGCGGCGCTCGAGCTGGTAGCAGCTGGTCTGATCAACCTCGAGGCGCAGCGCGCGGAGCGGTCGAGTAAGCTACGCCTGTCAATTGCAGACGACGAAGTGAAGATGGCCCTTCGCGATGACGGGGATCTGAAAGCATTGGGTATCGGCGTATAA